From the Phorcysia thermohydrogeniphila genome, the window GTTCTATTCCGTGGTCAACGGCGTTCCTGACAAGGTGGATGAGGGGGTCTTCAAGCTTATCAAGGATAGACCTGTCAAGCTCTGTATCTTCTCCCTCTATAATGAGCTGAACCTTTTTGCCAAGCTTTCTTGCAAGGTCCCTAACCACTCTTGGGAACTTGCTGAATATCTTCTTTATCGGCTGCATCCTCAGCTTCATAACGGCGACCTGAAGGTCGCTCACAGTTCTATCAAGACTCGTTACCGCCTCTATTAGCTTCTCAACGGCCTCACTCCTGCACTCCCTATCAACGTCGGCCGTTACCCTGAGTATCCTGTTTCGGTCAAGGACTATTTCACCAACGAGGTTCATAAGGTTCTCTACCCTTTCAACGTCTATCCTTATGGTCTCTGAGGATTTCTTCTCCGACTGCTTCTTCTCCTGCTTCTTTGTAGACCGTGGAGGGAACTCTTCTTTCTTCTCAGCTGGAGGAGGTGGTGGAGGCAGTTGAGGTTCTTCCTTCTTCTCCTTTGGTTTTATTAAGTCCTTAACGTCCTTACCCTCTTCAATTAACTTCTCAATCTCCGGTATAACCTCCATAGGACGCTCGTCCGGAGGCATCAGGATGATTTCCTCAAGGATGCCTGCAAGGTCCTTGTCGGGGAAACGCAGAATTAGCTTTTTAAGCTCTTCAGAAATTCCCTCTACGAACTCTATTTCACCTTCCTGAATTTCTTCTTCTCTTTTTTCCCTTTCTTGCGAGGGTTCTTCACCTTTTAGAGCAGCGTCAAGCTTTGATAGGAGTGTCTGAATCTCCTCTATATCCGGGAGCTCCTCCCTCTCCTTTAACATCTGGAGGGCAGACTTCAGCTGGTCTATTCCCTCTAAGATAACGTCCATGAGCTCCGGAGTGAGCTCCATCTCGTCGTTTCGGAGTTTATTGAAAACGTCCTCTATCCTGTGGGCTATCTCAACGATTGGTGTAAGGTTCAGGAAACCGGCTCCCCCCTTTAGGGTGTGCATTCCACGGAAAATCTTGTTGAGGAGCTCCTTATCTTGCGGGTTGTTTTCAAGGTCAACGAGGTCTTGGTCAAGGTTTTCAAGTATCTCCTCAGCTTCTACCAAGAACTCTTCAAGTATCTCTCTAAGCTCGTCGGGGATGTTTACCTTCATGACTGCCTCTACATTCCGAACTGTTTCATTATTTGGTCTACTTCATCCTGAGAAATTTCTTTCTTCCACTCCAGCTCTTCTAATTTCTTCTGAAGGTCCTCCCTTCTCTCGTTCTCGCTCTCCTCAATACCGGCCAAGATAACAATCCTTAGTATGCTCTTTTCAACATCGGAAAGAAATCCCTTGATTTTAAGTAGCCTCTGAGCCATGATGTCCTGAAACTCAAGGAGCGTCAAGGCGTTCATTAGACTCTCAAGTGTACTGGAAAGGAGCTTCTCTGCCTTCTCTTTCTTTTCACCCTCGGGAAGTTCCCTGATGAGCGACAAAGCTTCCTGAACGGCCTCCATAGAGCTCCCTATCAGGTCTATTATCTTCTTCGTTGCCTCTTCGCTCTCTGAAATTGCTGTGTCTATGTGGCGGCTTACAGTCTTGAAACCTTCTTTTTGCTGGGAAATCTTGGAAATTTCAGATTTAAACGACTCTATGAGGTCTAAGAGCTTCTTGATTTCCTTCATAAGGTTTGTTTCCATCTCTCCTCCCAACATTCTCTAAAACTAATTCTATTTTATAAAATTTCAGTTTTCTGCAATGAAAAAACGGATTGCTATAATTAGATACATGAGGGAGGGAAAAAGTAAGAACAACTCTTCAGGAGGGGAAAACTCATGAAAAGAGTCTGTGCCATAGGAATTCCCAATGACGACGAGGACCTACAGTCGCTGCTTGAAGGTTTTTCTCCACTAAAGGAACTCTCATTCTACGTTGAACCCGTTGATACAGTACCCACTCGTGAACTGGCCGATTTTATAGACCTACTCGCAATATCTCCCTCAAAGAAAAACCTTCCACTGATAGACCACGCTGTTGAGTCACTTAACCTCCCAGTTGTTGTGGTCCTGCCCTTTAGAGGAAAAGAGAAACTACTGGAAAACATCTATCCCTACATCAATAGAGAGAGTGCCCTCATACTTGTTACCTACAGCGGAGAACTCTTTGTAAAAACAGGAATTAAACTCATTGTCAGAATTTCAAACAAGCTCAAGCTTGAAGTAAGGTCAAAGGAATTTCTACAGCTGAGGCTCTCTCCCAACTGCTCTCACCTTGAGAAGTTCAAGGCAAAGAAGCTCCTAAGGAGGAACTCCCTTTCCTTCAAAGAAGCACTAATGCTAAAACTTTTCTTTGAAAGCCCGGGAGAAGTTATCCCATACGAAAGGTTTTTGGAGCTCGGAATAAAGGAAGATAGCTTGCCTGTTTACATATCAAAGCTCAGGAGAATGCTCAAATGTCTTGAGCCATCGGTAGTCATAAGGAGTAACAGGAAAAACGGCTACACCTTAACTCAGGGCTTGTAAACGATTGTTGAAATCGCGTGTTTGTAAACCAAGATGTTACCCATGTAGTTCCTTATCTTAATGCAGAACCTGTCAAAACCTTTTAGCTTCCCTTCAACCCGACTACCGCTCCGGAAGTAGATTATCACCCTCTTTCCCATAGCGCTGCGGAGCTCCCTGCTCTGCACGCCCCCCATGTAGGAGCAGGCAATAAGCTTGTGACCTTCCGCAAGCTTCTTCTCAACGTCCTTCTTCTGCTCTTCCGTTAGAATCGGTGGGATGGCTGGAATGAGAGAGGACGGCCTGATAATAAGCTCGTCTTCTATCTCTTCAAAGACAATGTCGCCAGAGGAACGCATTAGCTGGAGGAGCGGTTTTATACTCTCAGGGCGAACCTGAAGCCTTTCGGCCAGCTCTTCTATCGTTCCCCTGAACTCACCTTCAGACTCAAGGAGCTCTATGAGCTCTATCTGTGCATCCTCAAGCGTTTTATACCTTTTCATCCCTCTCCTACTCAAAGATTATTGTGGCAATAGCGTGTTTGTAGACAAGGGATTTCCCTTTCGGAGCAGTCATTGAAAGCGTAAAGTTGTCAAAGTCAAGGAGCTTACCTTCAAGCCTTGTTCCGCTTATGAGGAAAACGATAATGTCCTTACCAAGTAGAGAGTTAAGAACTTGGTCCTGAAGTGAAACTTTCTTCTTTTTCTTCTCCTCCTTCTCATCCGGCTGTGGCTTTGTCTCTTCCACGGCCGGTACCTCCTGAGTATCTTTTTTCTCCTCTTCCGCTTCTTCTTTTGCTTCTTCTTTGCTCACTAGAACGATTAAAAGTCCTTTACCTCTCTTTGACTCTGCCTTAAGGAAACCTTCCTCCTCAAGGTCTGAGAGGGCTTTCTTTATAAGGTAGGGAGATGCGTTTGCTAAGTTAGCAAGCTCTTCAAGGGTACCTGAATACTCCCCAAACTCAGAAAGGTACTCCTTAATCCATATTTTTACTTTTTCTGATTTAGACTGAGATGCCATTTCGTCCTCCGGATAATATTTGCAACTTTAAAAGGTTGTATCCAAGCTGCATTAGCGCAAGTGCTCAAACGGTTTTTATTTGCGGCAAAATTTTAGTCTCAAGTATTTTTGTGTCAAGCTCTCCTCTTATAAAGTTTTCATGCTCTAATAGTTTTATATGAAAGGGTATTGTTGTTTTCAAGTTTCCCTCAATGATAAACTCAGAGAGAGCTCTCTTCCCTCTCCTGATAGCTTCCTCTCTCGTTTCTCCCCAAACTATTAGCTTTGCAAGGAGCGAGTCGTAATACTGGGGAACTGAATACCCCTCGTAAATGTGGGTATCAACCCTTACTCCGAACCCTCCGGGAAGGAGTAGCTTTTCTATTTTTCCCGGCGTTGGACGGAAGTCCTTTTCAAAATCTTCACACGTTATCCTAAATTCTATAGCGTGTCCTTTCAAAGTGGGTTGATTTAAGTCAAGTTTTTCACCGGCAGCTACCTCAATCTGATACCTTATAAGGTCCTTACCGGTAACAAGTTCAGTAACAGGGTGCTCCACCTGAATTCTGGTATTCATTTCTATGAAGTAGAAATTCCTGTCCTTATCAACGAGGAACTCAACCGTTCCAGCACCCTCGTAACCAATGTACTCTGCAAGCTTTTTTGCCGCTTCTGAAAGCTTCTCCCTTAAAGTCTCATCCACAAATGGGGATGGCGCCTCTTCAACTACTTTTTGGTGTCTCCTCTGAAGGGAACACTCCCTTTCTCCAAAGGTTACCACATTACCGTGACCATCGGCAATGAGCTGTATCTCTATGTGCCTTGGGTTTTCTATGTACTTCTCTACGTAGACCTCCCCATTACCAAAGGCAGCCTCAGCCTCAGCCATTGCAGTAGCTATGAGGGTTTCAGCCTCATCGGGAGACTCTATAAGCCTCATTCCCCTTCCTCCACCCCCGTGGGCAGCCTTCACAAGAACTGGATAGCCAATCTCCTCACACGCCTTTAGGGCTTCTTGAACGTTCCTGAGGATTCCACTACCCGGAACTACCGGAACGCCTGCTTTAACAGCTACTTCCCTCGCCTTGGCCTTATCGCCCATCAGAACCATCGCCTCTGGCGATGGCCCTATGAACTTCATACCGCAGGCGGTACATATTTCGGCAAAACCCGGATTTTCCGATAGAAAGCCGTAACCGGGATGTATAGCGTCAGCCCCAGTGACTTCGGCAGCTGAAATTATGGCCGGAATGTTCAAGTAGCTTTCCTGAGGAAGAGGACCTCCTATACAGATAGCTTCATCAGCTAAGTAAACGTGAAGGGAGTCCCTATCAGCCGTTGAGTAAATAGCAACGGTTTTTATACCGAGCTCCTTACAGGTTCTAATGATTCTTACTGCTATTTCACCTCTGTTGGCTATGAGGACTTTCCTGAACATAAGACTACCTCGGTTCTATGTAGAAGAGGGGCTGACCGTACTCCACCGGTTGACCGTTCTCCACGAGGATTTTCCTAACTATTCCGGAAACTTCTGACTCTATCTCGTTCATAACTTTAAGGGCCTCTATTATGCAGAGTGTTTGCCCCTTTTCTACAAAGTCCCCTTCCTTCACGAAAGGCTCAGCGCCGGGGGCAGGAGCTCTATAAAAAGTTCCCACCATTGGAGCTTCTACGACGTAGTAGTTGGTCTTTTCTTCCTCAGAAGGAGCTTCTTGAGCGACCGGCTCTGCCGTTTTAGTTTCTTGAAGGGGAGCTGGAGCTCCAGCTCCCTTTTCCCTCTTAAACTTGACCCTAACTTTCAGACCTTCAGTCTCTACTTCAAGCTCTTCAACAGAAGTATTTTCAAGAGCCTTTAAGAGTTCCTTTACTTTGTCCAGCAACAGCTCCTCCAGTTAAATCATTTAACACTTACCCTTTCTATGTACTCACCCGTTTCAGGGTTAACTTTGATGTAATCTCCGGGGTTTATAAACATCGGAACTTGAACAACCGCTCCCGTTTCCAAAGTAGCAGGCTTAGTAACGTTAGAAACTGTGTCGCCCTTAAATCCGGGCTCAGTATCAACAACCTGAAGAACAATACTCTTTGGCAACTTCACAGAAATTGCTTCTCCTTTATAGAACTGAACGATAGTGGTTGTATTTTCCTTTAGGAACTTAGCTTTCTCGCCGAGGGCAGCGGCGGAAACGCCAACCTGCTCGTAAGTCTTGGAGTCCATAAAGTAGTAGTACTCTCCGTCGTTGTAAATGTACTCCATTTCCCTCTCTTCAAAGTCGGCAAGTTCTAACTTTTCTCCAACTTTGTAGGTTTTCTCAACAACGTTTCCAGTTTTAAGGTTCTTGAGCTTAATTCTTGCAAAGGCCTGTCCTTTACCGGGCTTAACGTGCTGGTAGTCTATTATCTCGTAAGGCTGTCCGTCAATTTCAAGTTTCATTCCCTTGGCTATCTGGTTAACATCTATGGAAGCCAACTTTTACCTCCTAACCGTGTGTTTTGCGCAAAATTATATCAGCAAAAGCTACCTGTGCTAAAATCCTTTCCACCCGAAAGCTACAGGAGGCAGTGTGAAAAAACTGCTTCTATTTTTCCCTTTACTTTCACTCTTTTCCTTTACAACGTGCGGAAGTAAGGGAGACCCAAAACCTCCCTTCAGCAAGTTGCCTTCTCCACCCCGTATTTCTATTATACAGCAATCCTTTAAAAATCCAGTAGTTGTCTGGCAAAAAGTAACCACATTCGCCGACGGTAGAAAACTGCCAATACCGGATAGAGTCTCCTACGTAGTCAGCGTTAACTTCGGAAAACGAAAAGTCAAGGTTGATAAGACCTTCTTTTCTGACCCTATACCTATCTCAGACGGTGAAAGGCGTTGCTACGCTATAATCGCCATTTACGACAGTTACGAGAGTGAGCCTTCAGAGCCGGTCTGTATAATCGGCAAGGAACCGATAGAGGACAAACCCCGTATTAAAGAGGTCAAGTCAGGTGATGGATTCGTTGCTTTTACTTTTGAGCCTTATCACGATTATTCAGTTGAAATTTTCAAGAACGCCCACCCTCCTTTTGTAAAACCCTTTAAGACTCTACCACCGGGAACTCTTAACTTCAAGGATGAGGCGGTAAAGAACGGCTCTACCTATACTTACCGCTTTAGGTTTTCTAAGGACAGCGTTAAGGGAGCTCTCTCTAAAGCTATAACGGTGACCCCCCTTGACACGACTCCCCCGCTTCCTCCGAGAGCTCCAATCGTGCTTAAATCTTTAAAGGGTTGCTTAGTTATTTGGGAGCCCTCACCCTCAGCAGACGTTAGCGAGTACAGAGTTCTCGTTAAAGGAAAACGGTTTTCAACTAACGGAAAGGGAATATACTTCTACTTTCCAGAGTGTCCAAGAGGAAATGTTTTTGTTGTAGCGGTTGATAAGGCAGGAAATCTTTCAAAACCAGTGAAAGCAAAGGAGGTGGTAGATGAAAAAAGTTGCAGTAATAATGGGAAGTAAATCGGACATGCCTATCATGGAAAGCTGTACTGAAACTCTTGAGAAGTTCGGCATTCCCTACGATGTAAAAGTTCTCTCTGCCCACAGAACTATTGATGAGGTTATCGCTTTCTGTGAGAAGGCAGAGGAGGAGTACGACGTTATCATTGCAGCTGCCGGTTACGCTGCCCACCTTGGAGGAGTAATCGCCGCAAAGACGGTTCTACCCGTTATAGGAGTTCCTCTTGATGCCTCCCCTCTTAAAGGAATTGACTCTCTCCTCTCCATCGTTCAGATGCCGGGAGGTATCCCGGTTGCAACAGTAACGATAGGTAAAGCTGGAGCTAAGAACGCAGCAGTCTTGGCAGCAGAAATTATGGCGATAAAGTACCCAGAACTAAAAGAGAAACTGAAAGCTTACAGGGAAGAGATGAAGAAGAAGGTATTAGAGGGTTAAGATGAAAGTCTACCCTGAATGCATACCCTGCTTTATGAAACAGGTGCTTAACGTTGCAAGGGTTGCGGAGATTCCCGACTCCGCGACCCTTGATATACTCCGGGAAACAGCCAAGTTCATCTCAAAAGAGCTCCGACCAGACAAATCTCCCGGCCACAACGCAACTTTCATCCACAGGATTTTTAAGGAAAAAACGCAAGTAAAAGACCCCTACAAGACCCTCAAAGACAGGTATAACGATATTGCCTTAAAGCTTGAACCTATCTTAGAAAGGGACATCTACGAAAAGGCTGAAGACAAGCTCTCCATAGCCATAAGGCTAGCAGCCTTAGGAAACGTTATAGACTTCGGAATACCGAAACCCTTTAGTCTTGAAGAGGAAATAAAAAATGTCCTGAGCGCACCCTTTGCCTACTTTGATATTGCTCTCTTAGAGCGCTTTTTAGTCCCCGGAAAGCAGGTTCTCTACGTGGCCGATAACGCCGGAGAGATAGTCTTTGACAAGTTCCTGATACGGGAGCTTAAAAAGTACGGACTGAAGGTTGTCCTCGCCGTAAGGGGAGGCCCTATCCTCAACGACGCAACAGTTGAAGACGCCTTCAAGACAGGAGTCGTAGATTACGTAGACGAGCTCATAACAACGGGAAGGGACTTTATAGGCATTGACTTTGACTTCGTATCTCAGGAATTTTTAGACCACTGGAACAGGTCGTTCTTTGTTATCTCAAAAGGACAGGCTAACTTTGAAACGCTGGACGGCATTGATTCAAAAGATATATTCTTCATCCTCAAGGCTAAGTGCCGGCCTGTAGCGAAAGAGCTCAACTGTAACGTGAACGACCTCATATTCCTCTATAACAAGCGCCTTTTTGAGATAAGAGAGAATGAAGGTTGTTAAAAAGGATGTTACTAACGTTAAAGAAATTGCAAGAGCTCTAAGAGAGGGAAAACTCATCTGTGCTCCAACGGATACGCTTTACGGGATACTGGGAAACGCCTTAGACAAAAAAGCAGTCGAAGAGGTCTACAGAATAAAGGGTAGAGACCCTCAAAAACCCCTCATAGTTCTCTTTGAATCTGTGGAGCAGCTTACAGAGCATGGAGTTGTAATACCGGAAAGGTTTAAAGACAAACTAAAAAAGCTTATTCCGGCTCCTATCACCTTTGTTCTCCCTTTAGACTCTGAAAGTCCCTTTAGAGCTCTCTTTTGTAGGGACAACTTGGCCGTTCGGATTCCAGACGATAATTTTTTAAGAGCTCTCATAAAGGAGACTTTTCCCCTCTTTGCGCCCAGCGCTAACCCTCAAGGAGAAAAGCCGGCAACTAACTGCAAGGAGTGTTATCGTTACTTTAGAGATAAACTCGCCTACTGCGTTGAAGGGAAGCCGGGGAACGTTCCCTCAACGATTGTCTCTCTCCTTGGGAATACTCCAGAGCTTATAAGGGAAGGAGCTATCAAATTCTCTAAGGTAATGGAGGTCTTAGTTGGAGAGGAAGCTTAAAGTTGTCTTTATGGGAACTCCAGACTTTGCCGTTCCCTCCTTAAATGCCTTAAAGGAAGCTGGCTACGAAGTGCCTTTAGTGATAACCCAGCCAGATAGGCCTGCTGGAAGGGGAAAAAAGTTAACGCCACCACCTGTAAAAGTACTTGCAGAAGAGCTTGGCATCCCAGTTTACCAGCCAGAAAAGGTAAAGGGGAACAGGGAACTCCTTGAAACCTTAAGGAAGATAAATCCTGACCTCATCGTCGTAGCAGCCTACGGGAAAATCTTACCCGACGAGATACTCAACCTACCAAAGTTTGGCTGCATAAACGTCCACGCCTCTCTCCTACCGGAGTACAGGGGAGCTTCCCCCATTCAGTCTGTCCTACTTGACGGTAAAGAAGAAACCGGCGTAACGATAATGAAAATCTCTCCAGAGCTTGACGCCGGCGACATCATCTCTCAACGAAAAGTAAAAATAGAAAAATCAGACAACGCTCAAACTCTCCACGATAAACTCGCCAAAGTAGGGGCAGAGCTCCTTGTAGAAACGATTCCAGACTACGTCTCAGGAAAAATTACCCCAGTTCCTCAGGACCACTCTAAGGCTACCTACTGTAAACCGATAAAGAAAGAAATGGGAAGGATAGACTGGACACTGCCGGCAGAAAGGATATTCAACATGGTAAGGGCCTTTACCCCTTGGCCTTCTGCCTACGCAGAGTTTAAAGGAAGAAGGGTAAAAATAACAGAAGCAGAACCGGTAAACCTTCAAGGGAAGCCGGGAGAGGTTGTAAAAGCAGATAAAGAGCTCGTTGTAGCTACTGGGGAGGGAGCTCTCAGGATAAAGAGAATTCGCCCCGAAGGCAGGAAAGAGATAACTGGCGAAGAGTTTATCAGGGGTTACCGAGTAAAGGTTGGCGATATGTTCTCATAGAGAATATATTCCACCTTACAATTTTACGGGGAAAAGGATGGAACTTGAAAGGAAGCTGGAGCTCTTTAGGGAAAAGGCGAGAGAGGCAGGGTTAAAGGTTACTCCCCAGAGGATAGCAATTTACAGGGAACTGGCCTCCCGTAACGACCACCCATCGGCGGAAGAGCTCTTTGAGAGCTTAAAGAACAAGATAGAAGGGATTTCCCTTACCACTGTCTACAGGACGCTTGCAAGCCTTGAGAAGGCCGGACTTGTAGTGAGAGTTCCAACCCTTAAAGACAAGGTTCACTACGACGCAAGGGTAGAACCCCACAGCCACTTCGTCTGTGTAGAGTGCGGAGCTATTTACGATATTGACATCCCCTCAGAACAGCCCTTCAACAAGCTCAAGGAAGAGGGATTTGAAATCGTAAACTGCACAGTTCTGTGCTACGGCATATGTAAAAAATGTAAAAAAGAAGTTAAATAAGGGGGAGGGAAACTCCCCCTTACAATGTTTACTCCATAGTTTCATTATTCTCTGGTTGATTAACCTCATTCTATCACCGTTGAAGAAGTTTCGTGAGACTCCTCAAGTTCACTTTCGTTATTTGCCTCAGTAGTTCCTGTTAATTCCTCGTGTTCTCCTTCCATCTCACTTTCGGTAGTTGCCTCTGACGTTTCAGCGTGCTCCTCGTGTTCTCCCTCCATCTCATTTTCAGCAGTTACCTCTGACGCTTCAGCATGCTCCTCGTGTTCTTCCTCATAGGGTTCCATACAAATGACACCAGAATCTGGAGTCATGATGCAGAATTCTTCATGCTCAAGCTCTATAATCATATCCTTAGTTCCGTCACCTTCGTAAAGGTAGGGAATCCCCTCTTCCACTTTAAAAGTAACAGCATCATCTTCTACACCACTTCCAGAGCAGTTCGTTATTTCTCCAGTTATCGTTTTAGCGTTCTCGTCAGAACTGGTAATAGTAAAAGTGCAAGTTCCGTTTATTGAACCATCCTTAGACTTTAACAAAACTGTCTTTCCATCAAGATACTGCAATGTCTCTCCTAAACGTTGATAAACCGACTTTTCTATGTGATTTTCAGCAACAGTAATCTTATCCTTGACTTCCTCTCTCAAGTCTTCAGGGATGGGTAAATTGTCCACCAAGGACACGACATCAACGTCAGCAGAATGCTCCTCTTTTTCAAGGTCTACCTCTTCCTCAAGCTCATCCTTCAGCTTCTCAATAGCTTCTTCTTTTATCTTTATACCGTTGTCAGGATTTCCATCCTCATCAAGGGAGATAAGAAAGGCAGAAATAAGTTCCATTTTCTTCTGAAGTTCTGCTGGATCGGTTGTATCATCAGAGAGAAGGTCAACGAGAGTCACGAGGTCTTGACCCTTTGTTTCACCTATAACAACCTTACCTACTTTGAAAACCACAGTATCTCCCGGTCTATACTTGAAGTAGCCGTTTTCGTCCGTTCTTCCTGTTATACCTGAGGAAGTTTCATACTCAACGTTTGCTACTTCACTGTCAACAAATTGACCAGTTAAAGTTGTAGACACTGAGCTACTTCCTCCACCTCCGCAACTTGCAAGTCCCAAAGAAACTAACACTGCGGTTGCTAAAAAAAGCTTTTTCCTCATCTCCAACTCCTCCCGTTTTAACTTAACTTTGGTATTGATGTTAGCATTCAAAAGTGAAAATTTCGTGAAAAACCTTACTTTAAAAACTCATTTAGACGACCGTAAAACACGTAAGTATTATGAAAGCCCCTGCGCTTATTCCGGTTGCTTCCGCGAAATATAACAACGTCTATTCCAAGTTTACGGCAAACAGGACAGCTGCACTCTCTCCAAACCTTACTTTCTAGGAGCTCCCTGTATAGTTTCTCATACTTTCCTTCTTTAAACTCTTCCCTGAAAAAGAGTCTATCGTAGGTCATAACGTCCTCAATCAAAGCGTCAAGTTCTTTTACTTTTCCACTATCGTACTCCCTTAAAGCCCTTAAAATTTTTTGCTCCTGTTCATAAATATCAGAAGGACTAAGGTTAGACCTCATTATCTTTTTCTTAAGTCTTGGATTCCTGCTGTCTGGAACTCTTATAGAGGCGTACCATTTGTAGTCAATTCCTAAATAGTTTTCCTTAGCTTTAAGCCAAGCTTTTCTTAGGTAAGAGGCGCTGTCAAAACTAAAAATCCCCCACTTAACCATTTCTGGAAGGAGCTCCTCCCTTAAGACCCCAAGGAGGTGAACCCTCACTCCTTCAAGATC encodes:
- a CDS encoding chemotaxis protein CheA — translated: MKVNIPDELREILEEFLVEAEEILENLDQDLVDLENNPQDKELLNKIFRGMHTLKGGAGFLNLTPIVEIAHRIEDVFNKLRNDEMELTPELMDVILEGIDQLKSALQMLKEREELPDIEEIQTLLSKLDAALKGEEPSQEREKREEEIQEGEIEFVEGISEELKKLILRFPDKDLAGILEEIILMPPDERPMEVIPEIEKLIEEGKDVKDLIKPKEKKEEPQLPPPPPPAEKKEEFPPRSTKKQEKKQSEKKSSETIRIDVERVENLMNLVGEIVLDRNRILRVTADVDRECRSEAVEKLIEAVTSLDRTVSDLQVAVMKLRMQPIKKIFSKFPRVVRDLARKLGKKVQLIIEGEDTELDRSILDKLEDPLIHLVRNAVDHGIEPPEERVQKGKPETGTIRLFAFHEGDHIVVGIEDDGRGIDPEKVKKKALEKGLITPEQAAQMSDKEAYELLFLPGFSTAEKVSDVSGRGVGMDVVASTIHSLRGSIEIDSELGKGTTILLKLPLTVAIIRTLMIGIRGQVYAVPLHSVVEVVRYDESLVKEVGSFKSFMLRDEVLPLFSLNELLEVEDEDEKHFIVIVKVGERLIAVSIEALYGEEEIVIKSLGELLSDIPGIAGATIAGDGRVVLILDLNSLLSDYKVKLIGVRR
- a CDS encoding helix-turn-helix domain-containing protein; this encodes MKRVCAIGIPNDDEDLQSLLEGFSPLKELSFYVEPVDTVPTRELADFIDLLAISPSKKNLPLIDHAVESLNLPVVVVLPFRGKEKLLENIYPYINRESALILVTYSGELFVKTGIKLIVRISNKLKLEVRSKEFLQLRLSPNCSHLEKFKAKKLLRRNSLSFKEALMLKLFFESPGEVIPYERFLELGIKEDSLPVYISKLRRMLKCLEPSVVIRSNRKNGYTLTQGL
- a CDS encoding RNA chaperone Hfq, with translation MKRYKTLEDAQIELIELLESEGEFRGTIEELAERLQVRPESIKPLLQLMRSSGDIVFEEIEDELIIRPSSLIPAIPPILTEEQKKDVEKKLAEGHKLIACSYMGGVQSRELRSAMGKRVIIYFRSGSRVEGKLKGFDRFCIKIRNYMGNILVYKHAISTIVYKP
- a CDS encoding RNA chaperone Hfq, with the protein product MASQSKSEKVKIWIKEYLSEFGEYSGTLEELANLANASPYLIKKALSDLEEEGFLKAESKRGKGLLIVLVSKEEAKEEAEEEKKDTQEVPAVEETKPQPDEKEEKKKKKVSLQDQVLNSLLGKDIIVFLISGTRLEGKLLDFDNFTLSMTAPKGKSLVYKHAIATIIFE
- the accC gene encoding acetyl-CoA carboxylase biotin carboxylase subunit; this encodes MFRKVLIANRGEIAVRIIRTCKELGIKTVAIYSTADRDSLHVYLADEAICIGGPLPQESYLNIPAIISAAEVTGADAIHPGYGFLSENPGFAEICTACGMKFIGPSPEAMVLMGDKAKAREVAVKAGVPVVPGSGILRNVQEALKACEEIGYPVLVKAAHGGGGRGMRLIESPDEAETLIATAMAEAEAAFGNGEVYVEKYIENPRHIEIQLIADGHGNVVTFGERECSLQRRHQKVVEEAPSPFVDETLREKLSEAAKKLAEYIGYEGAGTVEFLVDKDRNFYFIEMNTRIQVEHPVTELVTGKDLIRYQIEVAAGEKLDLNQPTLKGHAIEFRITCEDFEKDFRPTPGKIEKLLLPGGFGVRVDTHIYEGYSVPQYYDSLLAKLIVWGETREEAIRRGKRALSEFIIEGNLKTTIPFHIKLLEHENFIRGELDTKILETKILPQIKTV
- the accB gene encoding acetyl-CoA carboxylase biotin carboxyl carrier protein, coding for MLLDKVKELLKALENTSVEELEVETEGLKVRVKFKREKGAGAPAPLQETKTAEPVAQEAPSEEEKTNYYVVEAPMVGTFYRAPAPGAEPFVKEGDFVEKGQTLCIIEALKVMNEIESEVSGIVRKILVENGQPVEYGQPLFYIEPR
- the efp gene encoding elongation factor P; this encodes MASIDVNQIAKGMKLEIDGQPYEIIDYQHVKPGKGQAFARIKLKNLKTGNVVEKTYKVGEKLELADFEEREMEYIYNDGEYYYFMDSKTYEQVGVSAAALGEKAKFLKENTTTIVQFYKGEAISVKLPKSIVLQVVDTEPGFKGDTVSNVTKPATLETGAVVQVPMFINPGDYIKVNPETGEYIERVSVK
- the purE gene encoding 5-(carboxyamino)imidazole ribonucleotide mutase; translation: MKKVAVIMGSKSDMPIMESCTETLEKFGIPYDVKVLSAHRTIDEVIAFCEKAEEEYDVIIAAAGYAAHLGGVIAAKTVLPVIGVPLDASPLKGIDSLLSIVQMPGGIPVATVTIGKAGAKNAAVLAAEIMAIKYPELKEKLKAYREEMKKKVLEG
- a CDS encoding damage-control phosphatase ARMT1 family protein, with the translated sequence MKVYPECIPCFMKQVLNVARVAEIPDSATLDILRETAKFISKELRPDKSPGHNATFIHRIFKEKTQVKDPYKTLKDRYNDIALKLEPILERDIYEKAEDKLSIAIRLAALGNVIDFGIPKPFSLEEEIKNVLSAPFAYFDIALLERFLVPGKQVLYVADNAGEIVFDKFLIRELKKYGLKVVLAVRGGPILNDATVEDAFKTGVVDYVDELITTGRDFIGIDFDFVSQEFLDHWNRSFFVISKGQANFETLDGIDSKDIFFILKAKCRPVAKELNCNVNDLIFLYNKRLFEIRENEGC
- a CDS encoding L-threonylcarbamoyladenylate synthase encodes the protein MKVVKKDVTNVKEIARALREGKLICAPTDTLYGILGNALDKKAVEEVYRIKGRDPQKPLIVLFESVEQLTEHGVVIPERFKDKLKKLIPAPITFVLPLDSESPFRALFCRDNLAVRIPDDNFLRALIKETFPLFAPSANPQGEKPATNCKECYRYFRDKLAYCVEGKPGNVPSTIVSLLGNTPELIREGAIKFSKVMEVLVGEEA
- the fmt gene encoding methionyl-tRNA formyltransferase codes for the protein MGTPDFAVPSLNALKEAGYEVPLVITQPDRPAGRGKKLTPPPVKVLAEELGIPVYQPEKVKGNRELLETLRKINPDLIVVAAYGKILPDEILNLPKFGCINVHASLLPEYRGASPIQSVLLDGKEETGVTIMKISPELDAGDIISQRKVKIEKSDNAQTLHDKLAKVGAELLVETIPDYVSGKITPVPQDHSKATYCKPIKKEMGRIDWTLPAERIFNMVRAFTPWPSAYAEFKGRRVKITEAEPVNLQGKPGEVVKADKELVVATGEGALRIKRIRPEGRKEITGEEFIRGYRVKVGDMFS
- a CDS encoding Fur family transcriptional regulator, producing MELERKLELFREKAREAGLKVTPQRIAIYRELASRNDHPSAEELFESLKNKIEGISLTTVYRTLASLEKAGLVVRVPTLKDKVHYDARVEPHSHFVCVECGAIYDIDIPSEQPFNKLKEEGFEIVNCTVLCYGICKKCKKEVK